From the genome of Muricauda sp. SCSIO 64092, one region includes:
- a CDS encoding LytR/AlgR family response regulator transcription factor translates to MNCIIIDDEPLAIGILKSYCEDVGGLSLIETFTNPLDSIGLIQTKKIDLVFLDIEMPQISGIEFVKSMDKKPLFIFTTAYPEFALDGFELNAVDYLVKPIPFPRFVTAINRAKELMALRRGMGKIENVSSASGLGLDTNQFIFVKSDYGNVKIKLENITHIQGLKDYLKIHIDNEKKPILTLMNFKDIDAKLANNNFIRVHRSFIVNINKIHAVQKSKIIVHDIRIPIGDSYKVDFFNRIGL, encoded by the coding sequence ATGAACTGTATAATCATAGATGATGAGCCTTTAGCAATTGGTATTCTTAAGTCGTATTGCGAGGATGTTGGTGGATTGAGCTTAATTGAAACGTTTACCAACCCTTTGGATAGTATTGGCCTGATCCAAACCAAGAAAATTGATCTGGTGTTCCTGGATATTGAAATGCCACAAATCTCAGGGATTGAATTTGTGAAATCCATGGACAAAAAGCCCCTTTTCATATTTACGACGGCCTATCCCGAATTTGCTTTGGATGGTTTTGAGCTTAATGCCGTTGATTACCTGGTCAAACCCATTCCCTTTCCACGATTTGTTACCGCAATCAATAGGGCAAAAGAACTTATGGCATTACGTAGGGGAATGGGAAAAATCGAAAATGTTTCCTCTGCCAGTGGTTTGGGTTTGGACACCAATCAATTCATTTTTGTAAAATCGGATTATGGCAATGTCAAAATCAAACTAGAGAACATTACCCACATACAAGGGCTTAAGGACTACTTGAAAATTCATATCGACAATGAAAAAAAGCCAATTCTAACTTTGATGAATTTTAAGGATATCGACGCAAAATTGGCAAACAATAATTTTATTCGGGTGCATCGATCCTTTATTGTAAACATCAATAAAATTCATGCCGTGCAAAAAAGCAAAATCATAGTCCATGACATTAGGATTCCCATAGGCGATAGCTATAAAGTGGAT
- a CDS encoding sensor histidine kinase, with amino-acid sequence MKRTIKIKEVWIHVIVWICFFSLPIGMSFSQLGKIDPNFLPRAIINPLVLVYVNYLILVPKLLLKKKLLLYIVVSILFILAFNFIITEYFFPAPFKRFLELSDTMPFDERRRMAPIQQLPYAVSFIFSLAFYLLGGILALVKDFYRKDQVNQEIKVQSKETELQFLRAQLNPHFLFNSLNSIYSLVRNKSQEAPEAVITLSELMRYMLYEAREEMVPISKEINYIKNFMELQRFRLQDSSGLHLKIVGEYQDKRIPPLLLIPFVENAFKYGTDFNGKTDVSIKMEIIEDDFFFEVKNKIGNHRKDKINSGIGLSNIENRLRLIYPENHMLRINKNDGIYSVQLELNLAS; translated from the coding sequence TTGAAAAGGACCATTAAAATAAAGGAGGTTTGGATTCATGTCATCGTTTGGATATGTTTTTTTTCATTGCCCATTGGCATGAGTTTTTCCCAGCTTGGAAAAATTGATCCCAACTTTTTGCCAAGGGCCATAATCAATCCGCTGGTATTGGTATATGTCAACTACCTTATTTTGGTGCCCAAGCTTTTGCTTAAGAAAAAACTGCTTCTTTATATTGTCGTCTCCATCCTTTTCATTTTGGCATTTAATTTCATCATTACCGAGTATTTTTTTCCGGCACCGTTCAAAAGATTCTTGGAACTATCGGATACAATGCCCTTTGACGAAAGAAGGAGAATGGCCCCTATACAACAGTTGCCTTATGCCGTGTCCTTTATCTTTTCCCTGGCATTTTACCTATTGGGGGGTATTTTGGCGTTGGTAAAGGATTTTTATAGGAAGGATCAGGTCAATCAGGAAATCAAGGTACAAAGTAAGGAAACCGAGTTACAGTTCTTAAGGGCGCAGTTAAACCCCCACTTTCTGTTTAATTCCCTCAACAGTATCTATTCCCTGGTACGGAACAAATCCCAGGAAGCCCCGGAAGCGGTCATCACGCTGTCTGAGCTTATGCGGTATATGCTTTATGAAGCCAGGGAAGAGATGGTTCCCATATCAAAGGAGATCAACTACATTAAAAATTTTATGGAACTTCAACGGTTTCGACTTCAGGATAGCAGTGGTCTTCACCTTAAAATTGTTGGAGAGTACCAGGATAAAAGGATTCCCCCATTATTGCTCATTCCATTTGTGGAGAATGCATTTAAATATGGAACGGATTTCAACGGAAAAACGGATGTGAGTATCAAAATGGAGATTATTGAGGACGATTTCTTTTTTGAGGTCAAAAATAAGATCGGAAACCACCGTAAGGATAAAATAAATTCCGGTATCGGATTGAGCAACATAGAAAACAGGTTGCGTTTGATCTATCCGGAAAACCATATGTTGCGAATAAACAAAAACGACGGAATCTATTCCGTACAATTGGAACTAAATCTCGCCTCATGA
- a CDS encoding DUF4907 domain-containing protein produces the protein MNHRALLWIIAVIILISGIASVEFLRTKPNNGYELQVEEMGTGWMYRIYDKGKLVIQQQTIPGVSERKPFATRRDAEKVGSLVIHRLEKNCSPRISKVDLEQNEIAY, from the coding sequence ATGAACCATAGGGCATTGCTTTGGATTATAGCGGTAATCATTCTAATTTCTGGGATTGCCTCCGTTGAATTTTTACGGACAAAACCGAACAATGGGTATGAGCTACAAGTTGAAGAAATGGGTACGGGATGGATGTACCGTATTTATGACAAGGGGAAATTAGTGATACAACAGCAGACGATTCCCGGAGTTTCGGAAAGAAAACCCTTTGCAACAAGAAGGGATGCGGAAAAAGTGGGTTCCTTGGTAATCCATAGATTGGAAAAGAATTGTTCTCCCCGAATTTCCAAGGTAGATTTGGAACAAAATGAAATAGCCTATTAA
- a CDS encoding Kelch repeat-containing protein, whose product MIDKLYDRKTSILTKAFAAGILFVGMVSCSNDDDDDENIGNWVDRSIFDGTPRSGAFAFTLGNFGYMGTGFDGDDRLSDVWVFDMEGNFWAQLADFPGTPRSSAVAFALNGNGYVGLGYDGDDELGDFYQYNIASNTWESIGDFAGTPRRGAIAFNSTTNGYVGTGFDGDNDKKDFWRFNPADNSWEELVGFGGNKRREATTFSIGNRVYMGTGVSNGQFQTDFWVFDLDTEQWSSLLDLDDDEDNFIIRNNAVGFSIGDRGYFATGDNGFGASTSVWEYNPATDLWEEKTEYEGITRQGAIAFYNGTRAFLALGRSGNLYLDDNREFFPNEEEDEDD is encoded by the coding sequence ATGATTGACAAATTGTACGATAGAAAGACAAGTATCCTAACAAAGGCATTTGCTGCAGGAATCCTATTCGTTGGCATGGTATCGTGCTCCAATGACGATGATGATGATGAAAATATTGGAAACTGGGTGGACCGATCCATCTTTGATGGTACTCCGCGTAGTGGTGCTTTTGCCTTTACCCTCGGGAACTTCGGATACATGGGAACTGGTTTTGATGGTGATGACCGTTTATCGGATGTTTGGGTCTTTGATATGGAAGGGAATTTCTGGGCACAGCTGGCCGACTTTCCAGGTACCCCAAGAAGTTCCGCGGTAGCATTTGCATTGAACGGCAATGGATACGTTGGCCTCGGTTACGACGGGGACGATGAACTGGGGGATTTTTACCAATACAATATTGCCAGTAACACCTGGGAAAGTATCGGTGATTTTGCCGGGACCCCAAGGCGGGGTGCAATTGCCTTTAATTCCACAACAAATGGGTATGTAGGTACTGGTTTTGATGGGGACAATGACAAAAAGGATTTTTGGCGTTTTAACCCTGCGGACAACAGTTGGGAAGAGCTTGTGGGTTTTGGAGGCAACAAACGTAGGGAGGCCACCACATTTTCCATTGGGAATAGGGTCTATATGGGGACCGGTGTTTCAAACGGACAGTTTCAAACCGATTTTTGGGTATTTGACCTCGATACGGAACAGTGGAGTTCACTGTTGGATTTGGATGATGATGAAGACAACTTTATCATTAGGAACAATGCCGTTGGATTTAGCATTGGCGATAGAGGATACTTCGCCACGGGAGATAACGGTTTTGGGGCTTCCACCAGTGTCTGGGAGTACAACCCAGCAACAGACCTATGGGAGGAAAAAACGGAATATGAAGGTATCACAAGGCAAGGGGCAATAGCTTTTTACAATGGGACAAGGGCCTTTCTTGCCCTTGGCCGAAGTGGAAACCTGTACCTGGATGACAATCGTGAATTTTTTCCCAACGAAGAAGAGGATGAAGACGACTAA
- a CDS encoding DUF6268 family outer membrane beta-barrel protein, producing MKQTWIKSITLLVFIQVNGQLKEYGNEIGFQYGVAPSLGKHQLETYHYTFRNRSKVWNVASLFEIEYLNTRFAYFEVPGELNLEEYERLHLVNLKLEGVKALSNQWDLLFQFNPQLSSNFSSGLSFDDSILAFKIGMVKNWKESSFSIGIARNTLFGEPTITPFLSYAKKINEQFHFQLGFPQTLMGFAFDQRHKLTASALLQGNSYNITGSDSFPELGTISRTRLNFTTYNLSLTYTYRIQPHITTVTQLGLLAGNTLEVENTGGDSLYRFNTNQSLYFSMGLQYKLNRN from the coding sequence TTGAAACAAACGTGGATAAAAAGTATTACCCTTCTAGTTTTCATTCAAGTGAACGGCCAGCTAAAGGAATATGGTAACGAAATAGGATTTCAATATGGGGTTGCCCCAAGTTTGGGGAAACATCAATTGGAGACCTATCACTACACCTTTAGGAACAGGTCGAAAGTCTGGAATGTGGCCTCGCTTTTTGAAATCGAATATTTGAACACCCGGTTCGCATATTTTGAGGTTCCCGGGGAATTAAATTTGGAAGAATATGAGCGTCTGCATCTGGTGAACTTGAAATTGGAAGGTGTAAAGGCACTTTCCAACCAATGGGATTTGCTCTTTCAGTTCAATCCCCAACTGTCCTCCAATTTTTCGAGTGGTTTGAGTTTCGATGATAGTATTCTGGCATTTAAGATTGGGATGGTCAAAAACTGGAAGGAATCCAGCTTCTCTATAGGAATAGCAAGGAACACCTTATTTGGAGAACCCACGATTACCCCGTTTTTGAGCTATGCAAAGAAAATCAATGAGCAATTCCATTTTCAGTTGGGGTTTCCCCAAACACTCATGGGATTTGCCTTTGATCAGCGGCACAAATTAACGGCAAGTGCCCTGTTACAGGGAAACTCCTATAATATTACCGGAAGTGATTCCTTCCCGGAATTGGGTACCATTTCCCGGACCAGGCTAAATTTTACCACTTACAACCTTTCCCTTACGTACACTTATAGAATTCAACCCCATATTACAACGGTCACGCAGTTGGGGCTGCTCGCAGGGAATACGCTTGAGGTAGAAAATACCGGTGGTGATTCCTTATACCGGTTCAATACGAATCAATCCCTGTATTTCTCCATGGGACTTCAATATAAACTAAACAGGAACTAA
- a CDS encoding DUF4270 family protein — protein sequence MGKLSLCVILFFCVVACSFDSGEIPTLEVGQDFVDSNVRLIVLDTFELTMSTFKFDSINTSSSNRLLFGKFLDDYFGTVESRAFFELVSSDAASDSNAYDISSDAELDSVALILGYDDYFYQDTTKVIHLNVHKLLEEVVPEEGVFYNTSSLSFDSIPLIVKAFLPEPLDEDSLHISLPNEFGQDLFDKILDNEINNNSELRDNLPGFVLVPGAEDNGSVIGFSRNQEDTYLRFFYSIPEEFDDTEEVLDLVINPFSSTPTAFHNVQSFSGQNGLDMLDDQETELPSTASGDLTFIQSATGFATKVTFPNIKSLYDIPGTGTLLSAQLHMKPLREAVTDDTPLRDSLSTAVIDVNNVIIEEIRTGTGLVQGVLVGEGEEFGTVIYEVPIGIFLDQKLNESPETENALVLFNENFNETVNRLVLQGETAEDFRARIVLTYAIYDE from the coding sequence ATGGGAAAGCTCTCTCTTTGTGTCATACTATTTTTTTGCGTGGTCGCCTGTTCCTTTGACTCTGGCGAAATACCAACGTTGGAGGTCGGACAGGATTTCGTTGACTCCAATGTTCGATTGATCGTACTGGACACCTTTGAATTGACCATGAGCACGTTTAAGTTTGACAGCATCAATACTTCGAGCAGTAATCGATTGTTGTTCGGTAAATTCTTGGACGACTATTTCGGAACGGTGGAATCCAGGGCATTTTTTGAGCTCGTTTCGTCTGACGCAGCATCAGATAGCAATGCCTACGATATTTCTTCCGATGCCGAATTGGACAGTGTTGCCCTAATCCTGGGATATGATGACTATTTCTATCAGGATACCACAAAAGTGATACACCTTAATGTCCATAAGCTGTTGGAAGAAGTGGTCCCTGAAGAGGGTGTATTTTACAATACGAGTTCCTTGTCCTTTGATAGCATCCCTTTGATCGTAAAGGCGTTTCTACCGGAGCCATTGGATGAGGATTCACTTCATATTTCATTGCCAAATGAATTTGGGCAGGATTTATTTGATAAAATCCTGGACAATGAAATCAATAACAACTCGGAATTACGGGACAACCTACCGGGATTTGTCCTTGTCCCAGGAGCGGAGGACAACGGAAGCGTCATTGGCTTCTCCAGAAATCAAGAGGATACCTATCTGCGTTTTTTCTATTCGATCCCTGAAGAATTTGACGATACTGAGGAAGTCCTGGATTTAGTTATCAATCCATTCTCGAGTACCCCGACCGCCTTTCATAATGTACAGTCCTTTTCCGGGCAAAACGGATTGGATATGCTGGACGATCAGGAGACGGAATTACCCTCCACGGCATCGGGGGATTTGACCTTTATTCAATCTGCGACGGGATTTGCGACAAAGGTGACCTTTCCAAACATAAAATCCCTATACGATATACCAGGAACCGGTACCCTATTGAGTGCGCAACTACATATGAAACCACTTCGGGAAGCTGTAACCGATGATACCCCTTTACGGGATTCTTTGAGTACTGCGGTCATTGATGTCAACAATGTGATCATAGAGGAAATTAGAACGGGCACGGGACTGGTCCAAGGAGTGCTTGTAGGTGAAGGGGAAGAATTTGGGACCGTGATTTATGAAGTGCCCATAGGCATCTTTTTAGATCAAAAATTAAATGAAAGCCCGGAAACCGAAAACGCCTTGGTCCTCTTTAATGAGAATTTTAACGAAACCGTGAACCGCCTGGTTTTACAAGGAGAGACAGCCGAAGATTTTAGGGCGAGAATTGTCCTTACCTATGCCATTTATGATGAGTAG